Proteins co-encoded in one Candidatus Spechtbacterales bacterium genomic window:
- a CDS encoding ParA family protein, whose product MGAVITLANQKGGTGKTTTALNLGVYLAAYGKKVLLVDVDPQANASSTFVSIDNLPVHVYHTLVGGILPEDVIKPTGLFSLDILPSHPDLAGAAIELVSHKNREFKLYDTINRVKDNYDFVLVDCPPSLGLLTLNAIVAADHVLIPVQSEYYALEGLGQLLNSVDLIRKNLDKDVRILGAVCTMYDKRNRLSRTVLKDVRRNFPGYVFDAVIPRNVALAEAPGYGQTIYQFDPASSGANAYRQLAKEVIQVLNEHKP is encoded by the coding sequence ATGGGAGCCGTAATTACACTTGCTAATCAAAAAGGCGGAACAGGGAAGACCACAACAGCTTTAAACCTTGGGGTTTATCTTGCCGCGTACGGAAAAAAAGTACTTCTTGTAGATGTAGACCCTCAGGCTAACGCGAGTTCAACCTTTGTTTCAATAGACAATCTTCCTGTGCATGTTTACCATACGCTTGTCGGGGGTATTTTGCCGGAAGATGTAATAAAACCGACAGGTCTTTTTTCTCTGGATATTCTGCCTTCGCATCCCGATTTGGCGGGAGCTGCCATAGAACTTGTAAGCCATAAGAACCGTGAATTTAAGTTATATGATACAATAAACAGGGTAAAGGATAATTATGATTTTGTTTTAGTTGACTGTCCGCCGAGTCTTGGGCTTCTGACATTAAATGCGATAGTGGCGGCAGATCACGTTTTAATACCCGTGCAGAGTGAATATTATGCCCTTGAAGGTTTAGGACAGCTTCTAAACAGTGTAGATCTTATAAGAAAGAATCTGGACAAAGACGTAAGGATTTTGGGAGCAGTGTGCACCATGTATGACAAAAGAAACAGATTGAGCCGTACTGTACTTAAGGATGTAAGGCGGAACTTTCCGGGATATGTGTTTGACGCTGTTATTCCAAGAAATGTAGCTTTAGCCGAGGCGCCCGGGTATGGCCAGACAATTTACCAGTTTGATCCGGCAAGTAGTGGCGCAAATGCTTACCGCCAGCTTGCGAAAGAAGTAATACAGGTGCTTAATGAGCACAAGCCGTAG